A single Meles meles chromosome 20, mMelMel3.1 paternal haplotype, whole genome shotgun sequence DNA region contains:
- the CLEC4G gene encoding C-type lectin domain family 4 member G isoform X2, with protein sequence MDTVGYSKWDSRLGEVPGGHWGSWGRRLLFLGLLLVAATVLWALILSVLVSKASTERGTLLGHQDLLRTNGLETRALLQRARTELGEAQAKLIQQESSLKELSDRVTQSLAEAGRDREDIRSELFRALEAARLGNSSCEECPASWLPFQGSCYLFSVQRATWEESERNCAGAGAHLVIVGDLEEQGFLSRNTRGRGYWLGLRAVRRGRTIQGYQWVDGVPLSFSHWNTGEPNDSMGREDCAMMLRTGMWNDAPCENERDNWICEKRRSC encoded by the exons ATGGACACTGTCGGGTACAGCAAGTGGGACAGCAGGCTCGGGGAAGTCCCTGGAG GGCACTGGGGAAGCTGGGGACGGAGACTCCTCTTCCTGGGCCTGCTTCTGGTGGCAGCCACAGTCCTGTGGGCCCTCATTCTGAGCGTCCTAGTTTCTAAAG CCTCCACCGAGCGAGGGACGCTGCTTGGTCACCAGGACCTGCTGAGGACAAACG gcTTGGAGACACGGGCGCTGCTGCAGAGGGCGCGCACCGAGCTTGGGGAGGCGCAGGCGAAGCTGATCCAGCAAGAGAGTTCCCTGAAAGAACTGAGCGATCGCG TGACCCAGAGCTTGGCTGAAGCGGGCAGGGACCGCGAGGACATCCGCAGTGAGCTATTCAGGGCTCTGGAGGCCGCCCGGCTGGGGAACA GCTCCTGTGAAGAGTGCCCCGCGTCATGGCTGCCCTTCCAGGGCTCCTGCTACCTTTTCTCCGTCCAGCGGGCCACGTGGGAGGAGTCGGAGCGCAActgcgcgggcgcgggcgcgcaCTTGGTGATTGTCGGGGACCTGGAGGAGCAG GGCTTCCTGAGTCGGAACACGCGAGGCCGCGGTTACTGGCTGGGCCTGAGGGCGGTGCGCCGCGGGCGCACGATCCAGGGCTACCAGTGGGTGGATGGAGTCCCACTCAGCTTCAG CCACTGGAACACGGGGGAGCCCAATGACTCTATGGGGCGTGAGGACTGCGCTATGATGCTACGCACGGGGATGTGGAACGACGCACCGTGCGAAAACGAGAGGGACAACTGGATCTGTGAGAAGAGACGCAGCTGCTGA
- the CLEC4G gene encoding C-type lectin domain family 4 member G isoform X1, which translates to MDTVGYSKWDSRLGEVPGGHWGSWGRRLLFLGLLLVAATVLWALILSVLVSKASTERGTLLGHQDLLRTNASEQTAALGALNQEIRACNSCCLETRALLQRARTELGEAQAKLIQQESSLKELSDRVTQSLAEAGRDREDIRSELFRALEAARLGNSSCEECPASWLPFQGSCYLFSVQRATWEESERNCAGAGAHLVIVGDLEEQGFLSRNTRGRGYWLGLRAVRRGRTIQGYQWVDGVPLSFSHWNTGEPNDSMGREDCAMMLRTGMWNDAPCENERDNWICEKRRSC; encoded by the exons ATGGACACTGTCGGGTACAGCAAGTGGGACAGCAGGCTCGGGGAAGTCCCTGGAG GGCACTGGGGAAGCTGGGGACGGAGACTCCTCTTCCTGGGCCTGCTTCTGGTGGCAGCCACAGTCCTGTGGGCCCTCATTCTGAGCGTCCTAGTTTCTAAAG CCTCCACCGAGCGAGGGACGCTGCTTGGTCACCAGGACCTGCTGAGGACAAACG CCTCGGAGCAGACCGCGGCGCTGGGCGCTTTGAACCAGGAGATCCGGGCCTGCAACAGCTGCT gcTTGGAGACACGGGCGCTGCTGCAGAGGGCGCGCACCGAGCTTGGGGAGGCGCAGGCGAAGCTGATCCAGCAAGAGAGTTCCCTGAAAGAACTGAGCGATCGCG TGACCCAGAGCTTGGCTGAAGCGGGCAGGGACCGCGAGGACATCCGCAGTGAGCTATTCAGGGCTCTGGAGGCCGCCCGGCTGGGGAACA GCTCCTGTGAAGAGTGCCCCGCGTCATGGCTGCCCTTCCAGGGCTCCTGCTACCTTTTCTCCGTCCAGCGGGCCACGTGGGAGGAGTCGGAGCGCAActgcgcgggcgcgggcgcgcaCTTGGTGATTGTCGGGGACCTGGAGGAGCAG GGCTTCCTGAGTCGGAACACGCGAGGCCGCGGTTACTGGCTGGGCCTGAGGGCGGTGCGCCGCGGGCGCACGATCCAGGGCTACCAGTGGGTGGATGGAGTCCCACTCAGCTTCAG CCACTGGAACACGGGGGAGCCCAATGACTCTATGGGGCGTGAGGACTGCGCTATGATGCTACGCACGGGGATGTGGAACGACGCACCGTGCGAAAACGAGAGGGACAACTGGATCTGTGAGAAGAGACGCAGCTGCTGA